In Trifolium pratense cultivar HEN17-A07 linkage group LG7, ARS_RC_1.1, whole genome shotgun sequence, a genomic segment contains:
- the LOC123893641 gene encoding receptor protein-tyrosine kinase CEPR1, which yields MTHHQPFFLFGLIVMIFITNMSHVISTNQSEFFSVMKESLSGNFPLDWSASKVDKPICEFTGITCDDKGNVISLDFSGWSSLSGNFPSNFCSYLPNLRVINLGYTKFKFPTNSIINCSHLEQLNMNHMHQSGTLPDFSSLKSLRVLDLSYNSFTGDFPMSVFNLTTLEVLNFNENSNFNLWELPKNFERLKNLKSMVLSTCMLHGQIPPSISNITTLIDLELDGNFLTGQIPKELGLLKNLQLLELYYNFNLVGNIPEELGNLTDLVDLDMSVNKFTGTIPSSVFKLPKLEVLQLYNNSLSGEISDAIENSTTLRILSLYDNFLTGHVPAKLGQFSGMVVLDLSENRLSGPLPEHVCKGGKLLYFLVLDNFFSGVIPESYENCMFLLRFRVSNNRLEGSVPKGLLSLPHVSIIDLSSNNLTGPIPEINGNSRNLSELFLQRNNISGEITPTISRAINLVKIDFSYNFLYGPIPSEIGNLRKLNLLMLQANKLNSTIPGSLSSLESLNLLDLSNNLLTGNIPESLSVLLPNSINFSHNLLSGPIPPKLVKGGLVESFAGNPGLCVMIPVYANSSSDQKNFPSCSHGYKSKKMNTIWVAGVSVILIFVGAALFLKKRCSKDAAAVEHEDTLSSSFFSYDVRSFHMISFDQREIVESLVDKNIMGHGGSGTVYKIELKSGDIVAVKRLWSRSSKDSSPEDALFVDKALKAEVETLGSIRHKNIVKLYCCFSSLDCSLLVYEYMPNGTLYDSLHKGWIHLDWPTRYRIALGIAQGLAYLHHDLVFPIIHRDIKSTNILLDEDYHPKVADFGIAKVLQARGGKDSTTTVIAGTYGYLAPEYAYSPRATTKCDVYSFGVILMELLTGRKPIESEFGENRNIVFWVSNKVEGKEGARPSEVFDPKLSCSFKDDMVKVLRIAIRCSYKAPASRPTMKEVVQLLIEAEPKSSDSCKLSIKDASTNATLVKKSFEL from the exons atgactCATCATCAACCATTTTTCCTTTTTGGACTAATAGTTATGATTTTCATAACCAACATGTCACATGTTATCAGCACAAACCAGTCTGAGTTTTTTTCTGTTATGAAAGAGTCTCTCTCAGGAAACTTCCCACTTGATTGGAGTGCAAGCAAAGTCGATAAACCAATCTGCGAATTCACCGGAATCACCTGTGACGACAAAGGAAACGTTATAAGTCTCGATTTTTCAGGTTGGTCATCGCTTTCCGGTAACTTCCCTTCAAATTTTTGCTCTTACCTTCCAAATTTACGCGTCATAAACCTCGGTTACACAAAATTCAAGTTTCCGACAAATAGTATAATCAACTGTTCTCACTTAGAACAGCTTAACATGAACCATATGCACCAGTCAGGAACACTTCCCGATTTCTCGTCTTTAAAATCACTCAGAGTCCTCGACTTATCCTATAACTCCTTCACCGGTGATTTCCCTATGTCTGTTTTCAACCTCACAACTCTTGAAGTTCTCAATTTCAATGAAAACAGTAACTTCAATCTTTGGGAATTACCAAAAAACTTTGAAAGATTGAAAAATCTTAAGTCCATGGTTTTATCAACATGCATGTTGCATGGTCAAATTCCACCATCCATATCAAACATAACAACTCTTATTGATCTTGAGTTAGATGGAAATTTCCTCACAGGTCAAATTCCAAAAGAACTTGGTTTATTGAAAAACTTGCAACTGCTTGAACTTTACTATAACTTCAACCTTGTTGGTAACATACCAGAAGAGCTTGGAAACTTAACTGATCTCGTTGATTTGGATATGTCGGTAAACAAGTTTACCGGAACAATCCCTTCTTCGGTTTTTAAGCTTCCTAAGCTTGAAGTTCTTCAGCTTTACAATAACAGTCTCAGTGGTGAAATTTCAGATGCAATTGAAAACTCAACAACACTTAGAATATTGTCTCTTTACGACAATTTCTTAACCGGACATGTTCCGGCCAAACTAGGACAATTCTCAGGAATGGTTGTTCTTGATTTGTCAGAAAACAGATTGTCTGGTCCTTTACCAGAACATGTCTGTAAAGGAGGTAAACTGTTATATTTTCTTGTTCTTGATAACTTTTTCTCTGGTGTTATACCAGAAAGTTATGAAAACTGCATGTTTCTGTTACGGTTTCGCGTCAGTAATAACCGTTTAGAAGGTTCTGTTCCAAAAGGACTGTTAAGTTTACCACATGTATCAATCATTGATTTGAGCAGTAACAATTTAACCGGTCCAATTCCCGAGATTAATGGAAATTCTAGAAACTTATCTGAACTTTTCCTTCAGAGGAACAACATTTCAGGAGAAATAACTCCAACAATCTCTAGAGCTATTAACCTTGTAAAAATTGATTTCAGCTATAACTTTCTCTATGGTCCAATTCCTTCTGAAATTGGTAACCTTAGAAAGCTTAACTTGCTTATGCTACAAGCTAACAAGCTGAACTCAACTATTCCTGGTTCATTATCTTCCTTGGAATCACTTAACCTTCTAGATCTTTCCAATAACCTCTTAACCGGAAACATCCCCGAAAGCCTCTCCGTGCTTTTGCCAAACTCCATTAATTTCTCACATAACCTTCTTTCTGGTCCTATTCCTCCTAAATTGGTTAAAGGAGGTTTAGTTGAAAGCTTTGCAGGAAATCCTGGTTTATGTGTGATGATTCCAGTTTATGCTAATTCTTCTTCTGATCAGAAAAATTTTCCCTCATGTTCACATGGTTACAAGAGTAAGAAGATGAACACTATTTGGGTAGCTGGTGTGTCTGTGATATTGATTTTTGTAGGTGCTGCTTTGTTCTTGAAAAAACGATGTAGCAAAGACGCAGCTGCGGTTGAACATGAGGACACACTCTCTTCATCCTTTTTCTCTTATGATGTAAGGAGCTTTCACATGATTAGTTTTGATCAAAGAGAGATTGTTGAGTCTTTGGTAGATAAGAATATAATGGGACATGGAGGGTCAGGGACAGTGTACAAAATCGAGCTAAAAAGCGGAGATATTGTCGCTGTTAAGAGACTTTGGAGTCGAAGTTCAAAGGATTCGTCTCCCGAAGATGCATTATTTGTGGACAAGGCATTAAAAGCTGAGGTGGAGACACTTGGAAGCATAAGACACAAGAACATAGTTAAGTTATATTGTTGCTTCTCAAGTTTGGATTGTAGCTTATTGGTTTATGAGTACATGCCAAATGGTACTTTGTATGATTCACTTCACAAGGGTTGGATTCATTTGGATTGGCCTACAAGGTATAGAATTGCACTTGGAATTGCTCAAGGTCTTGCATACCTTCACCATGATTTGGTTTTTCCTATTATCCATAGAGATATTAAGTCAACTAATATTCTCTTGGATGAAGATTACCATCCTAAGGTTGCTGATTTTGGGATTGCTAAAGTTTTACAAGCAAGAGGAGGAAAAGATTCCACAACCACTGTTATTGCAGGAACATATGGTTACTTAGCCCCAG AATATGCATATTCACCAAGGGCAACTACAAAGTGTGATGTGTATAGTTTTGGTGTGATTTTGATGGAACTGTTAACTGGGAGGAAACCAATTGAGTCAGAATTTGGAGAAAACAGAAACATAGTTTTTTGGGTTTCAAACAAAGTAGAAGGCAAAGAAGGAGCTAGACCAAGTGAAGTTTTTGATCCAAAATTATCATGTTCATTCAAAGATGACATGGTTAAAGTTTTGAGGATTGCCATTAGATGCAGTTACAAAGCACCAGCTAGTAGACCAACCATGAAAGAAGTTGTTCAGCTTCTGATTGAAGCAGAACCAAAAAGTTCTGATTCTTGCAAGTTGTCAATCAAAGATGCATCAACAAATGCTACTTTGGTAAAGAAATCATTTGAGTTATAA